A region from the Vulpes lagopus strain Blue_001 chromosome 5, ASM1834538v1, whole genome shotgun sequence genome encodes:
- the RRP7A gene encoding ribosomal RNA-processing protein 7 homolog A isoform X1, with protein MSGVGYQHQEQQVWTPLSFCSPFVIITHLDSLPLLCGGPSWEVPLFIQCHSLHVLRMGLGQERMDRWDWKGTPELGFHTIPPAPVSCPAIPIKFSEKQQASHYLYVREHKVREGTKSSWPQKRTLFVLNVPPYCTEIRSHVLYRWIQECLSRLFSPCGAVQSVELQEKPNLGDSPKEPKSKFFDPTPVPGFQVAYVVFQKPGGVSAAIVLKGPLVVSTESHPVKSGIHKWISNYVDSVPDPETLRIEVDTFMEAYDKRIAEEEAKAKEEEGVPDEEGWVKVTRRGRRPVLPRTEAASLRVLEKERQKRARKELLNFYAWQHRETKMEHLAQLRKKFEEDKQKIELMRAQRKFRPY; from the exons ATGTCAGGAGTTGGGTATCAACACCAGGAGCAGCAGGTTTGGACTCCGCTCTCATTTTGTTCCCCATTTGTAATAATTACCCATTTagactctctccccctcctttgtGGGGGCCCCTCGTGGGAAGTTCCTCTGTTCATTCAATGTCACAGCCTGCACGTACTGCGCATGGGCCTAGGGCAAGAGCGGATGGACAGATGGGACTGGAAGGGGACACCTGAGCTGGGTTTTCACACCATCCCTCCTGCCCCCGTTTCCTGTCCAGCCATCCCCATCAAGTTCTCTGAAAAGCAGCAAGCTTCTCATTACCTCTATGTGAGAGAGCACAAAGTTCGAGAAGGCACCAAGTCTTCCTGGCCTCAGAAGCGGACCCTTTTTGTCCTCAATGTGCCCCCATACTGCACAGAG atcaggagtcacgtgCTCTATCGATGGATCCAG GAATGCCTGTCCCGCCTCTTCTCCCCCTGCGGTGCTGTCCAGTCTGTGGAATTACAGGAGAAGCCCAACCTCGGCGACAGCCCAAAGGAGCCAAAGTCGAAGTTTTTTGACCCCACGCCTGTTCCA GGCTTCCAGGTAGCCTACGTGGTGTTCCAGAAGCCAGGTGGGGTGTCTGCGGCCATAGTCCTGAAGGGCCCCTTAGTGGTCTCGACAGAGAGTCACCCTGTGAAGAGTGGCATTCACA AGTGGATCAGCAACTACGTAGACTCCGTGCCGGACCCTGAGACCTTGAGGATCGAAGTGGACACGTTCATGGAGGCATATGACAAGAGGATAGCTGAG GAGGAGGCTAAGGctaaggaggaggaaggggttcCGGACGAGGAGGGCTGGGTGAAGGTGACCCGTCGGGGTCGGCGGCCTGTACTGCCCCGGACAGAGGCAGCCAGCCTGCGGGTgctggagaaggagagacagaagcgTGCCCGCAAGGAGCTGCTCAACTTTTATGCCTGGCAGCACCGAGAGACCAAGATGGAGC atcTAGCCCAGCTGCGCAAGAAGTTCGAGGAGGACAAGCAGAAGATTGAACTGATGCGGGCCCAGCGCAAATTCCGACCCTACTGA
- the RRP7A gene encoding ribosomal RNA-processing protein 7 homolog A isoform X3: protein MSGVGYQHQEQQVWTPLSFCSPFVIITHLDSLPLLCGGPSWEVPLFIQCHSLHVLRMGLGQERMDRWDWKGTPELGFHTIPPAPVSCPAIPIKFSEKQQASHYLYVREHKVREGTKSSWPQKRTLFVLNVPPYCTEECLSRLFSPCGAVQSVELQEKPNLGDSPKEPKSKFFDPTPVPGFQVAYVVFQKPGGVSAAIVLKGPLVVSTESHPVKSGIHKWISNYVDSVPDPETLRIEVDTFMEAYDKRIAEEEAKAKEEEGVPDEEGWVKVTRRGRRPVLPRTEAASLRVLEKERQKRARKELLNFYAWQHRETKMEHLAQLRKKFEEDKQKIELMRAQRKFRPY from the exons ATGTCAGGAGTTGGGTATCAACACCAGGAGCAGCAGGTTTGGACTCCGCTCTCATTTTGTTCCCCATTTGTAATAATTACCCATTTagactctctccccctcctttgtGGGGGCCCCTCGTGGGAAGTTCCTCTGTTCATTCAATGTCACAGCCTGCACGTACTGCGCATGGGCCTAGGGCAAGAGCGGATGGACAGATGGGACTGGAAGGGGACACCTGAGCTGGGTTTTCACACCATCCCTCCTGCCCCCGTTTCCTGTCCAGCCATCCCCATCAAGTTCTCTGAAAAGCAGCAAGCTTCTCATTACCTCTATGTGAGAGAGCACAAAGTTCGAGAAGGCACCAAGTCTTCCTGGCCTCAGAAGCGGACCCTTTTTGTCCTCAATGTGCCCCCATACTGCACAGAG GAATGCCTGTCCCGCCTCTTCTCCCCCTGCGGTGCTGTCCAGTCTGTGGAATTACAGGAGAAGCCCAACCTCGGCGACAGCCCAAAGGAGCCAAAGTCGAAGTTTTTTGACCCCACGCCTGTTCCA GGCTTCCAGGTAGCCTACGTGGTGTTCCAGAAGCCAGGTGGGGTGTCTGCGGCCATAGTCCTGAAGGGCCCCTTAGTGGTCTCGACAGAGAGTCACCCTGTGAAGAGTGGCATTCACA AGTGGATCAGCAACTACGTAGACTCCGTGCCGGACCCTGAGACCTTGAGGATCGAAGTGGACACGTTCATGGAGGCATATGACAAGAGGATAGCTGAG GAGGAGGCTAAGGctaaggaggaggaaggggttcCGGACGAGGAGGGCTGGGTGAAGGTGACCCGTCGGGGTCGGCGGCCTGTACTGCCCCGGACAGAGGCAGCCAGCCTGCGGGTgctggagaaggagagacagaagcgTGCCCGCAAGGAGCTGCTCAACTTTTATGCCTGGCAGCACCGAGAGACCAAGATGGAGC atcTAGCCCAGCTGCGCAAGAAGTTCGAGGAGGACAAGCAGAAGATTGAACTGATGCGGGCCCAGCGCAAATTCCGACCCTACTGA
- the RRP7A gene encoding ribosomal RNA-processing protein 7 homolog A isoform X2, whose translation MAARRRKRGARDSEPEIPSPPGYSAIPIKFSEKQQASHYLYVREHKVREGTKSSWPQKRTLFVLNVPPYCTEIRSHVLYRWIQECLSRLFSPCGAVQSVELQEKPNLGDSPKEPKSKFFDPTPVPGFQVAYVVFQKPGGVSAAIVLKGPLVVSTESHPVKSGIHKWISNYVDSVPDPETLRIEVDTFMEAYDKRIAEEEAKAKEEEGVPDEEGWVKVTRRGRRPVLPRTEAASLRVLEKERQKRARKELLNFYAWQHRETKMEHLAQLRKKFEEDKQKIELMRAQRKFRPY comes from the exons CCATCCCCATCAAGTTCTCTGAAAAGCAGCAAGCTTCTCATTACCTCTATGTGAGAGAGCACAAAGTTCGAGAAGGCACCAAGTCTTCCTGGCCTCAGAAGCGGACCCTTTTTGTCCTCAATGTGCCCCCATACTGCACAGAG atcaggagtcacgtgCTCTATCGATGGATCCAG GAATGCCTGTCCCGCCTCTTCTCCCCCTGCGGTGCTGTCCAGTCTGTGGAATTACAGGAGAAGCCCAACCTCGGCGACAGCCCAAAGGAGCCAAAGTCGAAGTTTTTTGACCCCACGCCTGTTCCA GGCTTCCAGGTAGCCTACGTGGTGTTCCAGAAGCCAGGTGGGGTGTCTGCGGCCATAGTCCTGAAGGGCCCCTTAGTGGTCTCGACAGAGAGTCACCCTGTGAAGAGTGGCATTCACA AGTGGATCAGCAACTACGTAGACTCCGTGCCGGACCCTGAGACCTTGAGGATCGAAGTGGACACGTTCATGGAGGCATATGACAAGAGGATAGCTGAG GAGGAGGCTAAGGctaaggaggaggaaggggttcCGGACGAGGAGGGCTGGGTGAAGGTGACCCGTCGGGGTCGGCGGCCTGTACTGCCCCGGACAGAGGCAGCCAGCCTGCGGGTgctggagaaggagagacagaagcgTGCCCGCAAGGAGCTGCTCAACTTTTATGCCTGGCAGCACCGAGAGACCAAGATGGAGC atcTAGCCCAGCTGCGCAAGAAGTTCGAGGAGGACAAGCAGAAGATTGAACTGATGCGGGCCCAGCGCAAATTCCGACCCTACTGA
- the RRP7A gene encoding ribosomal RNA-processing protein 7 homolog A isoform X4: protein MAARRRKRGARDSEPEIPSPPGYSAIPIKFSEKQQASHYLYVREHKVREGTKSSWPQKRTLFVLNVPPYCTEECLSRLFSPCGAVQSVELQEKPNLGDSPKEPKSKFFDPTPVPGFQVAYVVFQKPGGVSAAIVLKGPLVVSTESHPVKSGIHKWISNYVDSVPDPETLRIEVDTFMEAYDKRIAEEEAKAKEEEGVPDEEGWVKVTRRGRRPVLPRTEAASLRVLEKERQKRARKELLNFYAWQHRETKMEHLAQLRKKFEEDKQKIELMRAQRKFRPY from the exons CCATCCCCATCAAGTTCTCTGAAAAGCAGCAAGCTTCTCATTACCTCTATGTGAGAGAGCACAAAGTTCGAGAAGGCACCAAGTCTTCCTGGCCTCAGAAGCGGACCCTTTTTGTCCTCAATGTGCCCCCATACTGCACAGAG GAATGCCTGTCCCGCCTCTTCTCCCCCTGCGGTGCTGTCCAGTCTGTGGAATTACAGGAGAAGCCCAACCTCGGCGACAGCCCAAAGGAGCCAAAGTCGAAGTTTTTTGACCCCACGCCTGTTCCA GGCTTCCAGGTAGCCTACGTGGTGTTCCAGAAGCCAGGTGGGGTGTCTGCGGCCATAGTCCTGAAGGGCCCCTTAGTGGTCTCGACAGAGAGTCACCCTGTGAAGAGTGGCATTCACA AGTGGATCAGCAACTACGTAGACTCCGTGCCGGACCCTGAGACCTTGAGGATCGAAGTGGACACGTTCATGGAGGCATATGACAAGAGGATAGCTGAG GAGGAGGCTAAGGctaaggaggaggaaggggttcCGGACGAGGAGGGCTGGGTGAAGGTGACCCGTCGGGGTCGGCGGCCTGTACTGCCCCGGACAGAGGCAGCCAGCCTGCGGGTgctggagaaggagagacagaagcgTGCCCGCAAGGAGCTGCTCAACTTTTATGCCTGGCAGCACCGAGAGACCAAGATGGAGC atcTAGCCCAGCTGCGCAAGAAGTTCGAGGAGGACAAGCAGAAGATTGAACTGATGCGGGCCCAGCGCAAATTCCGACCCTACTGA